One genomic window of Prinia subflava isolate CZ2003 ecotype Zambia chromosome 27, Cam_Psub_1.2, whole genome shotgun sequence includes the following:
- the LOC134562281 gene encoding olfactory receptor 14A16-like: MSNSSSISHFLLLPLAHTRQLQLLHFCLFLAISLAALLANGLIISACGHLLHSPMFFFLLNLALSDLGSICTTVPKAMHNSLWDIRNISYTGCAAQLFLFVFFISAEYYLLTIMCYDRYVSICKPLHYGTLLGSRACAHMAAAAWASAFLTALLHTANTFSLPLCHGNALGQFFCEMPHILKLSCSKSYLRNFGLISINVCLVFVCFVFIFFSYVQIFRTVLRIPSEQGRHKAFSTCLPHLAVVSLFLSTGTFANLKPPSISSPSLNLAVSLLYSVVPPALNPLIYSLRNQELKAKLWRLITGQFQKH; encoded by the coding sequence atgtccaacagcagctccatcagccacttcctcctgctgccattggcacacacgcggcagctgcagctcctgcacttctgcctcttcctggccatctccctggctgccctcctggccaacggcctcatcatcagcgcctgcggccacctcctgcacagccccatgttcttcttcctgctcaacctggccctcagcgacctgggctccatctgcaccactgtccccaaagccatgcacaattccctctgggacatCAGGAACATCTCCTACAcaggatgtgctgcacagctatttctgtttgtatttttcatttcagcagagtATTATCTCCTGACCATCATGTGCTACGACCgctacgtgtccatctgcaaacccctgcactacgggaccctcctgggcagcagagcttgtgcccacatggcagcagctgcctgggccagtgcctttctcactgctctgctgcacacagccaatacattttccctgcccctgtgccatggcaatgccctgggccagttcttctgtgaaatgccacacatcctcaagctctcctgctccaaatcctacCTCAGGAATTTTGGGCTCATTTCTATTAATGTCTGTTTGGTATTTGTCTGttttgtattcatttttttctcctacgTGCAGATCTTCAGgactgtgctgaggatcccctctgagcagggacgacacaaagccttttccacctgcctccctcacctggctgtggtctccctgttcctcagcactggCACATTTGCCAACCTGAAgcccccctccatctcctccccatccctgaatCTAGCAGTGTCACTTCTGTACTCGgtggtgcctccagccctgaaccccctcatctacagcctgaggaaccaggagctcaaggcCAAACTGTGGAGACTGATCACTGGACAATTTCAGAAACACTAA